A genome region from Bacteroides stercoris ATCC 43183 includes the following:
- a CDS encoding TolC family protein, which yields MKKIIILMCATALLSSCHIYKSYDRPEDITVEGLYRDTIAGGDTLAADTANFGNLPWKEVFTDAQLQTLIEQALTNNADLRSAALTVKQAQAALMSARLAYAPMLALSPQGTVSSFDKGKATQTYSLPVTASWQIDLFGQLLNPKRKAQVSLKQTQFYEQAVQTQVIANVANMYYTLLMLDRQLQISESTCDILKRNLETVEAMKEAAMANSAAVEQSRTAYAQVLASLPDIRQSIRETENALCLMLNQPAQSIARGTLEQQQLPAEFSTGIPLQLLSNRPDVKAAEMSLAASYYDTNSARAAFYPQITLSGSAGWTNSAGSAIINPGKLLASAIGSLTQPLFYRGANIARLKQAKAQEEQAKIQFQTTLLKAGNEVSNALYQYQMTSDKAISREIQVNSARKAAEDTKELFNLGTSTYLEVLSAEQSYLSAQLSEVADTFDRMQSVISLYQALGGGRE from the coding sequence ATGAAGAAAATAATAATTCTGATGTGCGCAACTGCTTTATTGAGCAGTTGCCATATCTACAAATCATACGACAGACCCGAAGATATTACAGTAGAAGGCCTATATCGGGACACCATTGCCGGTGGCGATACACTTGCCGCAGATACTGCCAATTTCGGTAATCTGCCCTGGAAAGAAGTGTTTACGGATGCACAGTTACAGACACTTATCGAACAGGCATTGACCAACAATGCCGACCTTCGCAGTGCTGCACTCACCGTAAAGCAGGCTCAGGCAGCACTGATGTCCGCACGTCTGGCTTATGCTCCCATGCTGGCTCTCTCTCCGCAAGGAACGGTAAGCAGCTTCGACAAAGGTAAAGCCACACAGACGTATTCGCTTCCTGTGACGGCAAGCTGGCAGATAGATCTGTTCGGTCAGTTGCTGAACCCCAAGCGTAAGGCTCAAGTCTCACTGAAACAGACACAGTTCTATGAACAGGCTGTACAGACACAAGTGATTGCAAACGTAGCCAATATGTACTATACGCTGCTAATGCTCGACCGCCAGTTGCAAATAAGCGAAAGCACCTGTGACATCCTGAAACGCAACCTTGAAACCGTAGAAGCAATGAAAGAGGCTGCTATGGCTAACAGTGCAGCCGTAGAGCAAAGCCGCACCGCCTATGCACAAGTACTGGCTTCCCTGCCCGATATCCGCCAAAGCATCCGTGAAACGGAAAACGCACTATGCCTGATGCTGAACCAACCCGCACAGAGCATTGCACGTGGTACATTGGAACAGCAGCAGTTACCTGCCGAATTCTCTACCGGTATTCCTTTGCAACTGCTGTCCAACCGTCCCGATGTAAAAGCTGCTGAAATGTCACTGGCAGCAAGCTACTACGACACCAACAGCGCACGTGCAGCCTTCTATCCGCAAATCACCTTAAGCGGTTCTGCCGGATGGACCAACAGTGCAGGTTCCGCTATTATCAATCCAGGAAAGCTGCTGGCATCCGCTATCGGTTCGCTCACACAACCTCTGTTCTACCGCGGTGCCAACATTGCCCGGTTGAAACAAGCAAAGGCACAGGAAGAGCAAGCCAAAATCCAGTTCCAGACCACACTGCTCAAGGCCGGAAATGAAGTAAGCAATGCTTTGTATCAATATCAAATGACCTCGGACAAAGCCATTTCACGTGAAATTCAAGTGAATTCTGCCCGTAAAGCTGCGGAAGATACAAAAGAATTGTTTAACTTAGGCACGTCAACCTATTTGGAAGTCTTGTCCGCCGAACAGTCTTACCTCAGCGCACAGCTTTCGGAAGTGGCCGACACCTTCGACCGCATGCAGTCTGTAATCAGCCTGTATCAAGCATTGGGCGGAGGAAGAGAATAA
- the lpxA gene encoding acyl-ACP--UDP-N-acetylglucosamine O-acyltransferase — protein sequence MISPLASVDSTAKIGKNVTIQPFAYIEGDVEIGDDCVIMSNASILKGTRLGKGNKVHHGAVLGSEPQDFHYTGEASRLIIGDNNDIRENVVISRATHESGCTRIGDSNYLMDGVHLCHDVQVGNHCVLGIKSTVAGDCHIDDCTILSSNVILHQNCHIGSWVLIQAGCRISKDVPPYVIMNGNPAEYHGINAVVLQHKHQVTERILRHIVNAYRLVYQGNFSIQDALQKIEDQVPMSDEIHNIINFIRNSKGIVK from the coding sequence ATGATTAGTCCATTAGCATCTGTAGATTCTACCGCAAAAATCGGTAAGAATGTAACCATTCAGCCTTTCGCTTACATCGAAGGAGATGTGGAAATCGGTGACGACTGTGTGATTATGTCAAATGCAAGTATCCTCAAGGGTACGCGTTTAGGTAAAGGAAATAAAGTACACCATGGTGCCGTACTGGGTAGTGAACCGCAAGATTTTCATTACACAGGCGAAGCAAGTCGGTTGATTATCGGTGACAACAACGACATTCGTGAAAATGTGGTTATCAGCCGTGCCACGCACGAAAGCGGATGTACGCGCATTGGCGATAGTAACTATCTAATGGACGGTGTTCACCTCTGCCACGACGTACAAGTAGGCAATCACTGTGTACTGGGAATTAAGAGCACGGTGGCTGGCGACTGCCACATAGACGACTGTACAATCCTGAGCAGTAATGTTATCCTACATCAGAATTGCCACATAGGCAGTTGGGTATTGATTCAGGCAGGTTGCCGCATCTCAAAAGATGTACCGCCTTATGTTATAATGAACGGCAATCCGGCAGAATATCACGGTATCAATGCGGTGGTACTCCAGCATAAGCATCAGGTTACCGAGCGTATTCTGCGCCATATAGTCAATGCTTACCGCCTGGTATATCAAGGGAATTTCAGCATACAGGACGCTTTACAGAAGATTGAAGATCAGGTTCCGATGAGTGATGAGATACATAATATCATCAACTTTATCCGTAACTCAAAAGGTATTGTAAAGTAA
- a CDS encoding phosphotransferase enzyme family protein, which translates to MKDLLSIVSHFQLQGTVQEINPLGAGLINDTYKVSTLEADAPDYVLQRINHAIFQNVEMLQANINAVTTHIRKKLEEKGEKDIERKVLHFFPADTGKTYWHDGESYWRVMAFIPNARTYETVNPEYSYYAGVAFGNFQAMLADIPDKLGETIPDFHNMEFRLKQLRDAVAADAAGRVKEVRYFLDEIERRAEEMCKAERLHREGKLPKRVCHCDTKVNNMMFDESGNVLCVIDLDTVMPSFVFSDFGDFLRSGANTGLEDDKDLANVNFNMEIFKAFTKGYLESAKSFLLPVEIENLPYAAALFPYMQCVRFLADYINGDTYYKIQYPEHNLVRTKAQFKLLQSVEEHTPEMQKFIASCI; encoded by the coding sequence ATGAAAGACCTTTTATCTATCGTATCTCATTTTCAATTGCAGGGTACAGTTCAAGAAATCAATCCTTTAGGGGCCGGTCTTATTAATGACACCTATAAAGTAAGCACTCTCGAGGCTGATGCCCCCGATTATGTATTGCAGCGTATCAATCATGCCATTTTCCAAAACGTAGAAATGTTGCAGGCCAATATCAATGCCGTAACCACTCATATCCGTAAGAAACTGGAAGAGAAAGGCGAGAAAGACATTGAACGTAAGGTGCTGCATTTCTTTCCTGCCGATACAGGAAAGACTTATTGGCATGATGGTGAGAGTTATTGGCGTGTCATGGCGTTTATTCCCAATGCAAGGACCTACGAAACGGTTAACCCCGAATATTCGTATTATGCAGGCGTAGCTTTCGGTAATTTCCAGGCAATGCTTGCCGATATTCCCGATAAACTGGGCGAGACGATTCCCGACTTCCATAATATGGAATTCCGTTTGAAACAGCTTCGCGATGCCGTGGCGGCCGATGCTGCCGGACGTGTAAAGGAAGTACGGTATTTTCTGGATGAGATAGAGCGCCGTGCAGAAGAAATGTGCAAAGCGGAGCGCCTGCATCGTGAAGGCAAGTTACCTAAGCGGGTTTGCCATTGTGATACGAAAGTCAATAATATGATGTTTGACGAAAGTGGCAATGTACTTTGTGTCATCGACCTCGATACCGTAATGCCCAGTTTCGTCTTTTCCGACTTTGGCGATTTCCTGCGTTCGGGAGCCAATACCGGTTTGGAAGATGATAAAGACCTTGCGAATGTGAATTTCAATATGGAAATATTCAAGGCATTCACAAAAGGCTATCTGGAATCGGCCAAATCTTTCCTGCTGCCGGTAGAGATAGAGAACCTGCCCTATGCGGCTGCTCTGTTCCCTTATATGCAGTGCGTGCGTTTCCTGGCCGACTATATCAATGGCGATACTTATTATAAAATTCAATATCCGGAACATAACCTGGTGCGCACAAAGGCTCAATTCAAACTGCTTCAAAGCGTAGAAGAACATACTCCGGAAATGCAGAAATTCATAGCTTCATGCATTTGA
- a CDS encoding efflux RND transporter periplasmic adaptor subunit, with protein MKSRLVLLACCLALLSSCGQGDKSTGKAPEFAVITVETTTANLTNSYPATIKGKQDVEIRPMVSGFITKLHVDEGSVVHKGQVLFSIDPVQYQAAVNSAKAAVETAKAAVNTQELTVSNKRTLNQKNIISDYDLQMAENQLAQTKAQLAQAEAQLINAQNNLSYTSVTSPSDGIVGTIPYRVGSLVSPSMATPLTTVADISEMFAYFSMTERQLLSLIREGGSTKDILAKMPQVQLQLIDGTMYADSGRVETISGVIDQTTGAVNMRALFPNKHNILRSGGTGNVVFPNPMENVIMIPQSATTEIQDKKFVFVAQPDNTLKNTEIQVFSLNDGKYFYVTDGLKAGDKIVIEGVQNLKDGQSITPITPEEKEAEYQKALKDQKEGNIQTAFN; from the coding sequence ATGAAGAGTAGATTAGTATTATTGGCATGTTGCCTGGCACTGCTCAGCAGTTGTGGACAAGGTGACAAAAGCACGGGAAAAGCACCCGAATTTGCAGTGATTACAGTAGAAACAACCACTGCCAACCTGACAAACAGTTATCCGGCTACTATTAAAGGTAAACAAGATGTGGAAATCCGTCCGATGGTAAGCGGTTTCATCACCAAATTACATGTGGACGAGGGTTCCGTCGTACACAAAGGACAAGTATTGTTCAGCATCGACCCTGTACAATACCAGGCTGCAGTAAATTCGGCCAAGGCTGCGGTTGAAACGGCAAAAGCCGCTGTAAACACACAAGAACTTACTGTGAGCAACAAACGCACGCTGAACCAAAAGAACATCATCAGCGATTACGACCTGCAAATGGCTGAAAACCAGTTGGCACAAACCAAAGCACAATTGGCACAAGCGGAAGCGCAACTGATCAATGCTCAAAACAACCTGTCATACACCAGTGTAACAAGCCCCAGCGACGGTATAGTAGGTACTATCCCCTACCGTGTAGGTAGTTTGGTAAGCCCCTCCATGGCCACCCCGTTGACCACAGTTGCCGACATCTCCGAAATGTTCGCTTATTTCTCCATGACCGAAAGACAGCTCCTGTCACTGATACGCGAAGGCGGAAGTACCAAGGATATTCTGGCAAAGATGCCTCAGGTACAACTGCAACTGATTGACGGAACCATGTATGCCGACAGTGGTCGTGTAGAAACCATCAGCGGCGTTATCGACCAGACTACAGGTGCAGTAAACATGCGTGCCCTCTTCCCCAACAAACACAACATTCTGCGTAGCGGCGGTACAGGAAACGTAGTATTCCCCAATCCGATGGAGAATGTAATCATGATTCCTCAATCGGCCACCACAGAAATACAGGACAAGAAATTCGTATTCGTTGCACAACCTGACAACACGCTGAAAAATACCGAAATACAGGTATTCAGCCTGAATGATGGCAAATATTTTTACGTTACAGACGGCTTGAAGGCCGGCGATAAAATCGTGATAGAAGGCGTACAGAACCTGAAAGATGGACAAAGCATCACTCCTATCACTCCTGAAGAGAAAGAGGCTGAATATCAGAAAGCCCTCAAAGACCAAAAAGAAGGTAATATCCAAACTGCGTTCAATTAA
- a CDS encoding Ig-like domain-containing protein has translation MLDCKHHIKMKPFVRRLLGAAVSVAVLYSCASVGRLEGGPIDEEPPRFVTGSPLPGALHNKKSKISIEFDEFIKLEKANEKVVISPPQVQQPEIKANGKRVVVNLQDTLKANTTYTIDFADAIQDNNEGNPMQGFTYTFSTGAELDSMAIAGTLLDASNLEPVKGVLVGLHANLADSAFTTLPFDLVGRTDSRGQFSIRGVSPGKYRIYALMDADQNFKFSQPTEVIAFNDSVIIPSMERRMRQDTLWRDSLTVDTIVERQYTHFLPDDVLLRSFKEKTFSQRLMKTERLTPEKFSFYFTAPADSLPLMKGLNFDEKDAFVIEQTTGRNDTIHYWIKDSLLYQQDTLRMSLSYLYTDTLNQLVPRTDTLRIVSKVSWQKLQEKKLEEKEKAEKEKKKRRKKGEEEPEPTPFLAMDVYAPSAMDVYDYITLSFTEPIAGFNDTALHVRQKVDTLWQDVPFDFMRDSLDLKRYNLYADWKPGESYVFEVDSTAFHGLYGLFTDKVKKEFTVKKLEEYGQIFFNITGADSTAFVELLDAQDKVVRTVPVVEGKADFYYLNPGKYGARLINDTNGNGVWDTGDYAARRQPEMVYYYPQVLEFKANFDLIQDWNVKEKPLDKQKPDELKKQKPDEDKKKKKSQNNRNNSNRNSGRGYSY, from the coding sequence ATGTTAGATTGCAAGCATCATATTAAGATGAAACCGTTTGTACGTCGGTTGTTAGGGGCAGCTGTAAGTGTGGCTGTTTTATATTCCTGTGCCAGTGTGGGCCGTCTGGAGGGTGGTCCGATTGATGAGGAACCGCCTCGTTTTGTCACCGGTTCTCCCCTGCCGGGTGCACTCCATAACAAAAAGAGTAAAATCTCTATTGAGTTCGATGAGTTTATCAAACTGGAGAAAGCCAATGAAAAAGTGGTTATTTCACCTCCTCAAGTGCAGCAACCGGAAATAAAGGCAAACGGTAAAAGGGTAGTGGTCAACCTGCAAGATACGTTAAAGGCTAATACTACGTATACTATCGATTTTGCCGACGCGATTCAGGATAATAATGAAGGAAACCCGATGCAGGGGTTTACCTATACATTTTCTACCGGAGCAGAGCTTGATTCAATGGCCATTGCCGGTACGTTGCTTGATGCATCGAATTTGGAACCGGTAAAGGGGGTACTGGTAGGATTACATGCCAATTTAGCCGATTCGGCATTTACCACGTTGCCTTTCGACCTTGTAGGCCGTACGGATAGCCGTGGACAGTTTTCCATTCGTGGAGTCTCTCCTGGCAAATATCGTATTTATGCTTTAATGGATGCCGACCAGAATTTTAAATTTTCCCAGCCTACGGAGGTCATAGCTTTTAATGACTCCGTTATTATCCCTTCCATGGAAAGGCGTATGCGCCAGGATACCTTGTGGAGAGACTCTTTGACCGTAGATACGATTGTAGAGAGACAATATACCCATTTCCTGCCGGATGATGTGCTGTTGCGCAGTTTCAAGGAAAAAACTTTCTCGCAGCGTCTTATGAAAACGGAACGTCTTACTCCGGAAAAATTCTCTTTTTATTTTACGGCTCCTGCCGACAGTCTGCCGCTGATGAAAGGGTTGAATTTCGATGAAAAGGATGCTTTTGTCATTGAGCAGACAACCGGGAGGAACGACACGATTCACTATTGGATAAAAGATTCTTTGCTTTATCAGCAAGATACATTGAGGATGAGCTTGAGTTATTTGTATACAGATACTTTGAATCAGTTGGTTCCCCGGACAGATACTTTGAGAATTGTATCGAAGGTAAGCTGGCAGAAACTGCAGGAAAAGAAACTGGAAGAGAAGGAAAAAGCCGAGAAGGAGAAGAAGAAAAGAAGGAAAAAGGGTGAAGAAGAGCCGGAACCGACTCCTTTCCTTGCAATGGATGTGTATGCGCCTTCGGCAATGGATGTATACGACTATATCACATTGAGCTTTACGGAACCGATAGCCGGCTTTAATGATACTGCCTTGCATGTAAGGCAGAAGGTCGATACACTATGGCAGGATGTGCCGTTTGACTTTATGCGGGATTCGTTGGATTTGAAACGTTACAATCTGTATGCAGACTGGAAACCGGGTGAAAGTTACGTTTTTGAAGTGGACTCGACCGCTTTTCACGGGTTGTACGGTTTGTTTACCGATAAAGTGAAGAAGGAGTTTACTGTAAAGAAACTGGAAGAGTACGGACAGATATTTTTCAACATTACCGGAGCTGATTCTACAGCATTTGTAGAATTGCTGGATGCTCAGGACAAGGTGGTACGTACTGTTCCGGTTGTAGAAGGAAAAGCGGATTTTTATTATTTGAATCCGGGTAAATATGGAGCCCGGCTCATTAATGATACAAATGGGAATGGGGTATGGGATACCGGTGATTATGCTGCCAGGCGCCAGCCCGAAATGGTTTATTACTATCCGCAGGTATTGGAATTTAAGGCCAATTTTGATTTGATTCAGGACTGGAACGTAAAAGAAAAACCGTTGGATAAGCAAAAACCGGATGAACTGAAAAAACAAAAGCCAGATGAAGACAAGAAAAAGAAGAAAAGCCAGAATAACCGCAACAACAGCAACCGTAACAGCGGTAGGGGATATAGTTATTAA
- a CDS encoding carbohydrate-binding family 9-like protein has product MGCCVLPLFALTPKNKMMKELDVKKVSMANIPVEAVPALLDEEKVAFQPVNTVNWAAYPYCPDVKFRIAYTDNAILIHYKVKEASVRAVAGKDNGPVWEDACVEFFSIPAGDGVYYNMECNCVGRLLIGAGAGRSNRQHAPQEVLDKVQRWSSLGQEDFEERIGDCSWEVALVIPYSAFFMHNITSLDGKAIRANFYKCGDKLQTPHFLSWNPIDLEKPNFHCPEFFGMLRFK; this is encoded by the coding sequence ATGGGTTGCTGTGTCTTACCCTTATTCGCATTAACTCCTAAAAATAAGATGATGAAAGAACTGGATGTCAAGAAAGTGAGTATGGCAAATATACCGGTAGAAGCGGTGCCTGCTCTTTTGGATGAAGAAAAAGTGGCTTTTCAGCCGGTTAATACAGTGAATTGGGCGGCATATCCATACTGTCCGGACGTAAAGTTCCGTATTGCTTATACGGACAACGCTATCCTGATTCATTATAAAGTGAAAGAAGCCAGCGTACGCGCAGTAGCGGGCAAAGACAACGGGCCGGTTTGGGAAGATGCCTGTGTGGAGTTCTTTTCTATTCCTGCCGGAGACGGAGTATATTATAATATGGAATGTAACTGTGTTGGAAGATTGCTTATCGGTGCGGGAGCAGGACGCTCCAACCGTCAACATGCACCGCAGGAAGTGCTTGATAAAGTGCAGCGTTGGTCTTCTTTGGGGCAGGAAGATTTTGAGGAACGGATAGGAGATTGCAGTTGGGAAGTGGCTTTGGTGATACCTTATTCCGCTTTCTTTATGCATAATATCACCTCATTGGACGGTAAGGCCATTCGTGCCAATTTCTATAAATGCGGTGATAAGTTGCAGACTCCTCATTTCCTGTCATGGAATCCCATTGATTTGGAAAAGCCGAACTTCCATTGTCCGGAATTTTTTGGGATGTTGCGTTTCAAGTAG
- a CDS encoding efflux RND transporter permease subunit, which translates to MKLDRFINRPVLSTVISILIVILGLIGLATLPITQYPDIAPPTVSVRATYQGANAQTVLNSVIAPLEDQINGVENMMYMTSSASNNGSAEISIYFKQGTDPDMAAVNVQNRVSMAQGLLPAEVTKVGVTTQKRQTSMLMVFSIYDEKDQYDIEFLENYANINLIPEVKRVNGVGDATVLGQDYSMRIWLKPDVMAQYKLIPNDVAGALAEQNIEAAPGQFGERGNQSFQYTIRYKGRLQQPEEFENIVIKALENGEVLRLKDIADIELGRLSYNFNNTVNGHKAVSCIVYQMAGTNATQTISDLEEVLGKASETLPSGLKINIAQSANDFLFASIHEVIKTLIEAFILVFIVVYIFLQDMRSTLIPAIAIPVALIATFFVLQLIGFSINLLTLSAMVLAIAIVVDDAIVVVEGVHAKLDQGYKSARTASIDAMSELGGAIISITLVMMSVFVPVSFMGGTAGTFYRQFGLTMAIAIGFSALNALTLSPALCAIFLKPHNSDATMKERIGVATKEARKIMIARYVDSIGRMMRPGLTLLFTTIAILGMIFGLFNFENHPVLCLVMIVISVLALAGMTTDKFKHSFNASYDSILGKYKKQVLRFIQKKWLSGGIVVGSIVLLMVFMNITPTGMVPNEDTGTIMGVVTLPPGTSQERAMEVLNRVDSLVAADPAVESRTVISGFSFIGGQGPSYGSLIIKLKNWEERSTMQNSTVVYATLFMRAQKIIKEAQVLFFAPPMIPGYSASSDIELNMQDKTGGDLNHFFDVVNDYTAALEARPEINSAKTSFNPNFPQYMLDIDAAACKKAGLSPSDILSTMQGYFGGLYASNFNSFGKMYRVMIQAEPNATKNLESLSSIKVRNGNEMAPITQFVSVKKVYGPDIISRFNLYTSMKVMVAPASGYTSGQALAAIAEVAKENLPAGFAYELGGMAREEAETSGSTTGLIFVLCFVFVYLLLSAQYESYILPLSVLLSVPFGLLGSFLFVSGIGSLGNIPALKMILGTMSNDIYMQIALIMLMGLLAKNAILIVEFALDRRKMGMSITWAAVLGAAARLRPILMTSLAMIVGLLPLMFASGAGANGNRTLGTSAIGGMLIGMILQIFIVPALFVAFQYLQEKVKPMEWEDVDNSDAEPEIEQYTK; encoded by the coding sequence ATGAAATTAGATAGATTTATTAATCGTCCGGTACTATCTACGGTAATCTCCATCCTGATAGTAATCCTGGGACTTATTGGTCTGGCAACGCTGCCTATCACCCAATATCCGGACATTGCACCACCGACGGTATCGGTACGCGCCACTTACCAGGGTGCCAACGCCCAAACGGTGTTGAACTCTGTCATTGCGCCGCTGGAAGACCAAATCAACGGTGTGGAGAACATGATGTACATGACTTCCAGTGCATCCAATAACGGTTCCGCCGAAATTTCCATTTACTTCAAACAGGGTACAGACCCTGATATGGCAGCCGTTAACGTACAGAACCGCGTTTCCATGGCTCAGGGTTTGCTACCGGCCGAAGTAACCAAAGTCGGTGTGACTACGCAGAAGCGACAGACATCCATGTTGATGGTATTCTCCATTTACGATGAGAAAGACCAGTACGACATCGAATTCCTTGAGAACTATGCCAACATCAACCTTATTCCGGAAGTAAAGCGTGTAAACGGTGTGGGTGATGCCACCGTGCTCGGTCAGGACTACTCCATGCGTATCTGGCTGAAACCGGATGTAATGGCACAATACAAGTTGATTCCTAACGATGTAGCCGGTGCACTGGCCGAACAAAATATCGAAGCGGCTCCCGGACAGTTTGGTGAACGCGGCAACCAAAGCTTCCAATACACCATCCGCTACAAAGGCCGTCTTCAACAGCCGGAAGAATTTGAGAATATCGTAATCAAAGCCCTTGAGAACGGTGAAGTTCTCCGTTTGAAAGACATTGCCGATATTGAACTCGGACGTCTGTCCTACAACTTCAATAATACGGTAAACGGCCATAAGGCAGTATCCTGTATCGTATACCAGATGGCAGGAACCAATGCTACGCAGACTATCAGTGACCTGGAAGAAGTACTTGGAAAAGCATCCGAAACGCTGCCTTCCGGTTTGAAAATCAATATCGCCCAAAGTGCCAATGACTTTCTGTTCGCTTCTATCCATGAAGTAATCAAAACATTGATTGAGGCGTTCATCCTCGTGTTCATCGTAGTGTATATCTTCCTGCAAGACATGCGCTCTACGCTGATTCCTGCCATTGCCATTCCGGTAGCTTTGATTGCTACTTTCTTCGTACTGCAACTGATCGGCTTCAGTATTAACCTGCTGACACTCTCGGCTATGGTGCTTGCCATCGCAATTGTAGTGGATGACGCCATAGTTGTCGTCGAAGGTGTCCATGCCAAGCTCGACCAGGGATATAAATCGGCACGGACTGCATCTATCGACGCCATGAGCGAGCTGGGCGGCGCTATCATTTCCATTACATTAGTGATGATGTCCGTGTTTGTGCCGGTAAGTTTCATGGGTGGTACAGCCGGTACATTCTACCGCCAGTTCGGTCTTACAATGGCCATCGCCATCGGTTTCTCCGCATTGAACGCCTTGACACTGAGTCCGGCCTTGTGTGCCATCTTCCTGAAACCGCACAACAGTGATGCCACCATGAAAGAACGCATCGGTGTCGCAACTAAAGAGGCACGTAAAATCATGATAGCCCGTTATGTGGATTCTATCGGCAGAATGATGCGTCCCGGCCTTACACTGCTCTTTACTACAATCGCCATTTTGGGTATGATTTTCGGTTTGTTCAACTTTGAGAACCATCCTGTACTCTGTCTGGTAATGATCGTTATCAGCGTATTGGCATTAGCAGGTATGACTACGGATAAGTTCAAACACTCTTTCAACGCATCCTACGACTCCATCCTGGGTAAATACAAGAAACAAGTGCTCCGCTTTATCCAGAAGAAATGGCTCTCCGGCGGTATTGTGGTAGGTTCCATTGTACTGTTGATGGTGTTTATGAACATCACACCGACAGGTATGGTGCCCAACGAAGACACCGGTACCATCATGGGTGTAGTAACGCTTCCTCCCGGTACTTCACAAGAACGTGCCATGGAAGTGCTGAACCGTGTAGACAGTCTCGTTGCAGCCGACCCAGCGGTAGAATCGCGTACGGTAATTTCCGGTTTCAGCTTCATCGGTGGTCAGGGACCTTCCTACGGTTCGCTCATTATCAAGCTGAAAAATTGGGAAGAACGTTCCACTATGCAGAATTCAACGGTAGTTTACGCCACACTTTTCATGCGTGCGCAAAAAATCATCAAGGAAGCACAGGTACTGTTCTTTGCTCCGCCTATGATTCCGGGTTATTCGGCATCCAGCGATATCGAACTGAACATGCAGGATAAAACCGGTGGCGACCTGAACCACTTCTTCGATGTAGTGAACGACTATACTGCCGCACTGGAAGCACGTCCGGAAATCAACTCCGCAAAGACCAGTTTCAACCCTAACTTCCCGCAATATATGTTGGATATTGATGCTGCTGCCTGTAAGAAAGCAGGTCTCAGCCCAAGCGACATCCTCAGCACCATGCAGGGATATTTCGGTGGACTTTACGCTTCTAACTTCAACAGCTTCGGTAAAATGTACCGTGTCATGATTCAGGCAGAACCGAATGCAACCAAAAATCTGGAATCACTCTCCAGCATCAAGGTACGTAACGGCAATGAGATGGCTCCCATCACCCAGTTCGTATCCGTCAAGAAGGTATACGGTCCGGATATCATCAGCCGTTTCAACCTTTACACATCCATGAAAGTGATGGTGGCTCCCGCCAGCGGTTATACATCCGGTCAGGCACTTGCTGCCATTGCAGAAGTGGCCAAAGAGAACCTGCCTGCCGGTTTTGCCTACGAACTCGGCGGTATGGCACGTGAGGAAGCCGAAACCAGCGGTAGCACAACCGGTTTGATTTTTGTGCTCTGTTTCGTATTCGTTTACCTGTTGTTGAGTGCGCAATATGAAAGTTATATTCTTCCGCTCTCCGTATTGCTCTCCGTACCATTCGGATTGTTGGGTAGCTTCCTGTTTGTCAGCGGTATCGGTTCATTGGGTAACATTCCTGCATTGAAAATGATTTTGGGAACCATGTCTAACGACATCTACATGCAGATTGCACTTATCATGCTGATGGGTCTGTTGGCCAAGAACGCCATCCTGATCGTAGAGTTCGCCCTCGACCGCCGCAAAATGGGTATGAGCATTACATGGGCTGCCGTGCTGGGTGCCGCCGCCCGTCTGCGTCCTATCCTGATGACTTCTCTGGCAATGATTGTCGGTCTGCTCCCGTTGATGTTTGCTTCCGGTGCAGGAGCCAACGGTAACCGTACACTGGGAACTTCGGCTATCGGCGGTATGTTAATCGGTATGATTCTGCAGATATTCATCGTACCTGCCCTGTTCGTTGCTTTCCAATATCTCCAGGAGAAGGTTAAACCGATGGAATGGGAAGATGTGGATAACTCGGATGCAGAACCTGAGATTGAACAATATACAAAATAG